Proteins found in one Fulvitalea axinellae genomic segment:
- a CDS encoding peptidylprolyl isomerase gives MKAEIHTSKGVMTVEFYDKDAPNTVDNFVKLSKKGFYDGLKFHRVIPGFVVQAGCPDGNGYGGPGYTIDCELTGDNQYHDRGVLSMAHTGMPNTGGSQFFICLSRQQTQHLDRKHTCFGKVIEGIDILDDIRQDDVIEKIVVIED, from the coding sequence ATGAAAGCGGAAATCCATACTTCCAAAGGAGTAATGACTGTAGAGTTCTACGACAAGGACGCACCCAACACCGTAGACAACTTCGTAAAACTCTCAAAAAAAGGCTTTTATGACGGATTAAAATTCCACAGAGTAATCCCGGGCTTTGTCGTTCAAGCGGGTTGCCCGGACGGCAACGGTTACGGCGGACCAGGTTACACCATCGATTGCGAACTTACCGGAGACAACCAATACCATGACCGTGGCGTTTTGTCAATGGCCCATACCGGAATGCCTAACACCGGAGGTTCTCAGTTCTTTATCTGCCTGAGTCGCCAACAAACTCAACACCTTGACCGCAAGCACACTTGCTTCGGTAAAGTAATTGAAGGAATCGATATTCTGGATGATATCCGACAAGACGATGTTATCGAAAAAATCGTTGTTATCGAAGACTAA